The genomic stretch CCGAGTAAATTTTTAGAATAAACTTAACTGACAAAGTTTGTAATTTATTCACACAGCTATCCAAAATATGTAATCATTTACATAACATTTCAAACACCTGCCAGTTTTTTTAACTGATATGTGAATAGTTTATCAGTTACAGAATATTCTAGAAGGGGTTTtttcccacaaaaaaaaaactaatattaGATTTTTATAATCCAGAAAAATACAGCATGTAATTGCGGTTTACCAACAATAGTTTATCACATGAAAGACAAAAGAACACATTCCAGATTACCCTAACAACGAACAAAAccgaaaaatgttttcaagtttACTTTTCAAACATTGAGTTGCTAGGGTATTCCGGAATGCAGTCTTTTGTTTTACACGtgaaaacctattgttttttcttattaaaatttATGATTCTCGTGAAAGTTCGATTAAATACGTGATACGGCTTTTATTTACCATAATAAGCGATTTTAGTTGatgcagaaaaaaacaaaattaaagcttaaTGTATTATCTACTCTTATAATAAATGAGCGCTGCTGATTTAAACAATTAACCAATAAGTGATTTAAGGAAACTTGTTAAGGAagaatttaaataaataaaagattaaaagaggataaacaaaaacagcaacttATTGAAGCTTatataaaactaaagaaaaaagaaaacgaaaaattaagaaaggaaaaaactaatccaaaaccacaaaaaagaaaaagaaaaaaaaaaaaaaaaagaacatttcaagaatattttcaggAGTGTATCAAAAAACAATTCCTGCTGATACTCCTTCTCATGAACAAGGTACCAAGAGAGAGAGAAATAAGCTCTTAATGGTTTTGCTGAAAAATAAACCATTGATGGACAATCAGGTGTTATTCCAAATCAGTATTTTGCGTACAAAGCAACCCAAATAAAAGACTTTTTTAGAAATCACCGCAATATTAAAACCCGTCTTGTATTAGTTTGCCTCATGGAGCAAAAGCTAATTcgtgataaaaagaaaacaatatttaaaCAAGATAAGTCCTATTCTCATTCTGAAACATATATCAATGTTGAAGCAACAGATGTTAAAGAAATACTTACCAAGATGATAATAGAgattctcaaaaaagaaattgctattTATTAAAGGAATGGTAGCGGTTGGTATTTTCAAGAAGTACTCAATCTTGAAATTCATTCTGTTGATTATAAACCAATGAGGGGTCTTCCAGCAGaattttataaagttttttggGACGATTTGTCTACCTTTTTACTCGCCGCTTTAAACTCGTCTTTTACCCAGGGTCACCTTTCCATCTCGCAGCGTAGGGGATTGATAACCCTGATACCAAAGAAAGACAAACCGCTACAGCATCTAAAAAACTGGAGACCTATAAGCCTTTTAAACTGCGACTACAAAATTGCAACAAAAGCAATTGCagcaagaataaaaaaagtgtTACCTGATTTGATAAACAATGATCAAACGGGCTTCCTCAAAGGTAGATCAATTGGTGAAAATGTTAGGTTAATAGACAGTATAATAACTTACGCTGAAAGCCAGAACATCCCTggcattttactttttatagattttgagaaagcctTCGATACTTTGGAATGgaactttattgaaaaaactCTCCGCTATTATAACTTTGGTGACTCCTTGATTACCTGGGTTAAATTATTCTATAATGATATAAGCAGCTGCATTCAAAATAACGGTTGGTCTTCCGCCTTTTTCAATCTTACTAGAGGTGTCAGACAAGGTTGTCCTTTATCCccgtatttattcattttatgtgTTGAAATACTAGGAAATGCCATAAGAAACCACGATCAAATCAAAGGCAATTGTGTTTTAGGCACAGAATGTAAACTAAGTCAATACGCAGATGATACAACCTTGATCCTAGATGGCTCAGACAACTCAGTTCACCAGTCTTTTAGTCTTTTAGATTCTTTCGCAACTATCTCTGGCTTACGAATCAATTACGAAAAAACAGAGGCTCTTTGGATTGGCTCTTCACGTTTGCAAAGAAGAGTAATCCCGGGTTTTCAACATATTATGTGGCCTGTTAATAAAGTTAAAGCCTTAGGGGTCTGGTTCTCTACAACTAAAGGCGAATCTCTAACACTGAactatgaagaaaaaaaggaaaagatttgTAGGTTAGTTGATATTTGGCAATTCAGAAGATTAACCCTTCTTGGGAAAATAACGGTCATTAAGAGTTTGCTTGCTTCGCAGCTAGTTTACATCTTGTCCCCTCTACCTTCGGCGCATCAtgaacttaaagaaataaaagatgttttcttTAAGTTCCTATGGGATGGCAAACAAGATAAGGtcaaaagaacagaaataatCAATGACTTTGCCGAAGGTGGCCTCAAAATGCTAGATTTACAAAGTTTCAATCGTGCTCTTAAAGCGAAATGGATTCAACGATATCTAGATCCTCATAACAGAGGAAAATGGAAGCTGTTTGTAGAGTTCTCCCTAATAAGTCACGACATTAACCTTCTTTTGCAAGGTAACCTTAATTCGGATGATGTTGCCTCCCTGGGAATAGAAGACCCCTTTACTAAAGAACTTATTGAAACGTGGTCacttctgaattttaaaaaacaactttcCAACTTCGGCGAAACACCAATTTGGTACAACTCTCTTATACGTATTGACAACAAGCCTATCCACTATCGTAACTGGTCCACGGCAGGTATTTATTTCGTAAATGACCTTTTGGAAGAGGATTCACAATTTTTAACGTTTGATACTTTCAGGGAAAAGTTTGCGATAAAAGCTCACTTTCTACAGTACCACGGAGTGATATGTGCCATCTCGAATATAAAACGTAAAAACCATTGTCCACAAATGAACGGTGCTAAAACCGACACCAGAAGCCTATTATCCTCTGAAGCTTTCTGTAAATTAGCTTACAAATCTTTTCTAACTCAAACCGCCTCTATCCCTTGTAAAAGTCAGGAAAAATGGCTGACAGACTGCAACTTTTGTGACTTTGACACGATTGATTGGGGTAATTCATATACCCTTGCTTTCCTATGTACCAACGAATCTAAATTACGTGTATTTCAATTTAAACTTCTGCATAGAAAATTGGCAACgaactatttcctttttaaaattggaatcaaatctaatgatcaatGCAGTTTCTGTAAAGAAAGCTCGGTCTTCTTATATCTTGTGAAAAAGAATTATACGATGACGATTCAACAGGCAAAATACTTAAGGTCAGAGACCATTGTCACTTTACTGGAAAGTATCGTGGTGCAGCACATAACTTTGGCCACCTTCAATGTCGCAAGCCAATGATTCTAGTCCAGTCATATTTCACAGTCTTCAGGGTTATGACTAACATTTGTTTATCAAACGACTTGCCAAACTCAAAGGTGGATTGACATGTAATCCAACAactgcccggggggggggggggggggggggtactcgggaactcaagtgacggggatgatcgaatggagccaaaagCTAAGACCCAAAAAgatccctagggcttccagcaaaacccccaaaaatctCTGGACCAAAAATtgacccccaaaaaatcccatgccgattCTGTGACCCTTAAAAGTTCCAGAAAGGGGTAATGCtataacacaaagaaaaacattggaaATTGAACACTCGTACGTGTTTATTTATCCATCATACCATCTGAATATATCCTTTCCTTCATCTGCTTCTTTTTAATACCTCTAAAAAATCCCTACTGAAATTAAGCTACCCAagccaaattttcgtacccaaaaaaacccggaatcgaaaatttcaacccccaaaaaatccttcgatcatccccgtcacttgaaatcccgagtacccccccccccccccccccccgggaacaACTGAGGAGAactatatttcattttcaaaaaaatattaaagtcGACGAAtacaaatcaagaaaaaatggttaaaaatttTCACTCAATTTTGAAATCCGCTTTATCGACTCTTTCAAGTTTCGGTAAAACATGAAGAACACTTATATTTACATCACTCGTATCCCCTGGAACAAGATTACTGCCTTACGCAACAAAAgaatttcaaaacctgttgCAGCATTGGCAACCGGAGCTGTTTCTGCTTTGGGAGACcttggaataaataaaatattagaaAATGGTATAACTATTTCAAAAAGATTTATTGAAATGCttccacttttcaaaaatgagtTTATAAAAGCTCAAATAAACCAAATAAATAAAGCTTATCAAAGCGGTGGAAGATTGGTATTCAAACCAACAAGGAAACAGATTGAGGGAGGATTCttaagtacagtgaaacctgtattaagcggacaccctctattaagcggacagtagccgaagtccccaaatttatttcccttgtATACTTttaatgaaacctttattaagcggacacctctattaagcggacgcggacacctaaaaagtacctaaaaagggtcatttctattgttgctaacctgtattaaacggacacttgtaattaaatttcaCCACCGgtacccaacatgccagacccCGGAAATGAGAAAGATTGCCCCGAAATGCCACCCaaaaatttttcgatttttacattaaaaaaaaatgacttgacgaacttatttgattagtttcacagtacaggattgttttctatttcgttttgtttgtatagggcttgtttcactcatctgatttcttcaaatgtGAGTTGCAATccatgtttatggtactatgatcaattggttcactttgataaagaaattaatgcacacgtctatcgtcatagtctctgggagtattgtAAACGCTttcactgttcatttgaatggcatttgacacctcatatgacgttatatatcgaaacctgtattaggcggacaccctgtattaagcggacactacagcattccccgagggtgtccgcttaatacaggtttcactgtacactTGCTTTAATTGGAAttccaatggcaattagtttggtatcaaaaatatttggaagtGGACTTCAAGTTGATAGACAGGCTTCAATAAATACAAGAAATTTCTATGTTCCTCAAGCTCCAGTGAAAACAAGAGGTGAGGGTCACTATCCGATTTATCAATCACagcctttttttttggaagttgGGAAAATCCAATAATCCAATAATCTAACTCTCCTTTTACAAACATTTCTCTTGAACTCATccattaaataaattatataaTGTTAAATATAAAATGGAAGAAACTTATTGCATGGTACATAAGTGGTTATTGCCTTTCAGGGCGCGTCTACTTTTCTATAAAAGTCTTGTTATGCCCCTTTTTGAATATGCTGATCTAGTATGGTACAGCGGCATGCTTTTGTTCATCATGGTATCCCTTGGATGGCAAAAAAGTCTGTTGAGATGGGGCGATATGGAGCAAgtcaattaatgagaaataaaaatttacaaaagaaaGCTGTGAATAACGACATCAATGAACTTACTCCACTCATTCAAGGTTCTGTTGGAAAACAAGAACAGCCAGCAACATTTTAGTTTCACAGAATTGCTTCatatatcattatcattattgttttaAGTTGTGTTTCCATTAATTAGAGCAATACGGCTACCTTAACGGAAAAATGGTTTGAGAGCTGGCAAAACATTCAGATTAACCTCACATAAATTGCAGCCCAAAGGCAGTGCTTTTGTCTAGAAGAGATTTTTGCAACACATTATCAACGCCGGTCGGTAAAACCAACGTTCGATGTTCATCCCTTATAAAGTTTGTTCTGTGCATATTCCTTTTCGAGGCAGTAGAGCAAGAATAATTTTGAAATCAGCTCTCGGCATAATTTTACATGCCTTGAGTTGCCCACGAGAAGTGTAAGATACAATACCCCCCAAATCAAGAACGAAGCCACGTGAACggcaaaataattttgtagCTATAGTGAAAAAACGAACCAGGTGCAAGCACCGTACATTAAAGAGGAAATTTGCACCCCTCTCCTCTTAGTAGAGCGGTCAGGGAAGGAGTATCAGGCTACATACCACCCGTCTAATTCCACAGATCTACGTTTAATGGATGAACACGTGCCGCATATGAAAGATTGCTTATCATTATAAACTTTTTTCGGTATAATAATATTACGTATGAACGCATTAGGTTAATGCTCTATATGCCAACTCGTATGTTTACAAGATTAGTATTGTATCGAAAACCACATAGCCACTCTTACCTACAACAATGATGAATATATGTAATTGCGTTTTGTGCTTAAGAAAACTGAATATTATTCTACCAAGTATGAGTcaataacaatcaataaagtACCATTTACATAAGTATCGTAGAATAGaatgttttccatttttggaaACTAAATTTGTTCACATCATCTGATACAGGTGGCTAGATGAATACCTGACCATTTTTATACATCAGACCTTTACAAAGTCGATGAAGATAAGAATTTCCGCACATTTTGTCCATGCCCTTTTTACCTCCGTAAAATCAAACAAGATTTGTGTTTTGATAAAATGGTTCTTGTGAAAGATATTTTCTCAatgaaaaaaaggttaacaaaagTGCCAAGATTAAGTAAAGTTTATCTGCATTTGCCGTGGACATAAAAAGCTATATCTTTTAACCTCTTGCTGTGCATTTTATATCATGCATGTACAAACATGGGAGGTATCAGCCACTGTAAGAAGAATTATTTGTGGCATAATATGTCAGTATAAATAACAGGAAGGGGAACTCCGTTATGTGCTTTTATTTCATGTGAAGTTCACTTGCGCTATTTACAGAGCAAATAAATATTTGAGAAAAGCGCCTTGGGGGTTTGTCGCTTTAGAATAAAATAACTTATTCTAAAGCACTAAATTCCTATTGGCTTTTCTGAATTTGTACTCATTGTATAAAGAGCGGAATTGGGCtccaataggccacttccgagttccaaaaaccctcactttcaaaacgaggctagatgcacaacctttcttgtgaaaatgagttttacttacatgagaatgaaaaatgatttccatatcgaAGGCTGCGCACCTACCTctttttgaaacagaggcccggggaactcggaaatggcctattggaaCACAAACACATAAAGGAGTTTTTCTCTCTGTCCTTTACAGTATGTTGcggtattttatttcattagtGTTTACATCTTCTCCGATCAATAATTTCCAGGTATGAATTCCTTAGCGGTTCTAATCGGTCTGACGCTGTTCAGATATTGTGCCACTGAGTGGCTAGACCTGTCGTACAGTTACGACAGCAAGACCAACTACTTTCCTGGTCACACCAGATTTAAACAGACTTCCTCACAGAACAAAACGGCGCCAGCTGGGTTTTCCTACTACGATATTCTGACCTCAGAGCACGGTGGAACTCACACAGATGCCCCTAAACATTTCTACGAAAAAGGGAAATATATGGACGAAGTTCTGTTGGATGAACTTATAGGTCCAGCAGTTGTTGTGAATATCTCGGCCCAGACTGCTAAGAACCAAGACTATCTGTTGAGCGTAGGTGACCTGGAGGCCTGGGAAGAAAAACACGGCAGGATCCCGGATGGTGCTATCCTCTTCCTTTACTCAGGCCGGGGAAAGGACTGGGCAAATCCAGAGAAGTTTTTGGGCTATGATCCCAAATCAAACAAGACTGGTTACGGTTATCTACATAACCCAGGTAAAGCTTACATAGGAAAGCATCTAACGTTTGTACTATTCCTTATTTTCATGTTACatggggattacaaggggttcaCAAGGCTCTCAAAGAGTTCCCATGTAGTGTAAAAGGAAGAGGGAAGTGAAAAGGAGTCGGGG from Porites lutea chromosome 1, jaPorLute2.1, whole genome shotgun sequence encodes the following:
- the LOC140928026 gene encoding uncharacterized protein, encoding MWPVNKVKALGVWFSTTKGESLTLNYEEKKEKICRLVDIWQFRRLTLLGKITVIKSLLASQLVYILSPLPSAHHELKEIKDVFFKFLWDGKQDKVKRTEIINDFAEGGLKMLDLQSFNRALKAKWIQRYLDPHNRGKWKLFVEFSLISHDINLLLQGNLNSDDVASLGIEDPFTKELIETWSLLNFKKQLSNFGETPIWYNSLIRIDNKPIHYRNWSTAGMNSLAVLIGLTLFRYCATEWLDLSYSYDSKTNYFPGHTRFKQTSSQNKTAPAGFSYYDILTSEHGGTHTDAPKHFYEKGKYMDEVLLDELIGPAVVVNISAQTAKNQDYLLSVGDLEAWEEKHGRIPDGAILFLYSGRGKDWANPEKFLGYDPKSNKTGYGYLHNPGFSAEAAEWIVKSGKVTAVGVDVVSWDNGPSKIFKAHTILTSANIPGYEMVANLDKLPPAGAMVYGAPIKIKNGSGGATRVFADTGKQKKCDKQRTKVKWLDMTYSFSNETFCWPGLTPFNMKQVYWPNVTRDGFYLIMYDFHTSENCGTHIEAPRSLYKEKRSTGQIPLDDLIGPAVVIDIRQKAFSNADYQLMPSDIEDWEEKHGKIPEGVILLVYTGWGEFFSDNNKYLGMQPTGNVSNMHFPGIHPDSAKWMVSRKVKAVGLDTASLDYGQSKDFQSRKTLFKENIPGYLNVANIDKLPSKGATVFAVPMKITHGAGGPLRIFAKLGGECPTSGGGRSLASGQLFQIITLLLVLKFLM